In the Shewanella sp. OMA3-2 genome, one interval contains:
- a CDS encoding sulfite exporter TauE/SafE family protein translates to MLFVDPTTLLLASLIIFCGALTQSLIGFGLAVVASPLLYIVDPQLVPVPVIVMGFSISLMTLFRERGHLQFNGLQYALIGRVPGGFLGASLLLFAPQAVLGLAIAGIVFTAVLLSVFKLSAPVNRITLFIAGFVSGIFGNIAAIGGPPMAILLSGKDASQFRAALSAFFIFSSMIALAILASVGLVESKHIGLSLMLLPSVIAGYIIAGRIVGRVDKNKTRKATLVLCTLSALLLTIKSFGSL, encoded by the coding sequence ATGTTATTTGTTGATCCTACAACCCTACTGCTTGCCTCACTGATTATTTTTTGTGGTGCATTAACCCAAAGCCTGATTGGATTTGGGTTAGCCGTTGTTGCCAGCCCATTATTGTATATTGTTGACCCGCAGTTAGTGCCGGTCCCCGTGATAGTAATGGGATTTTCTATATCACTGATGACCTTATTTCGTGAGCGCGGCCACTTACAATTTAATGGCTTACAATATGCGTTAATTGGACGTGTTCCTGGTGGTTTTTTAGGGGCAAGTTTATTATTATTTGCACCACAAGCCGTGCTAGGCCTTGCTATTGCAGGCATCGTATTTACCGCCGTTTTACTTAGTGTTTTTAAACTTTCAGCCCCCGTTAATCGTATCACTTTATTTATCGCCGGTTTTGTATCAGGTATCTTTGGTAATATTGCCGCCATTGGCGGGCCACCTATGGCTATTTTATTATCGGGTAAAGATGCGAGCCAATTTCGCGCCGCGTTATCAGCATTTTTTATCTTTAGTTCTATGATTGCATTGGCTATTTTGGCATCTGTAGGCTTAGTAGAAAGCAAGCATATTGGCTTATCATTAATGCTGCTACCGTCAGTTATTGCTGGGTATATTATTGCTGGGCGAATTGTTGGACGAGTCGATAAAAACAAAACCCGCAAAGCAACGTTAGTATTATGTACGCTTAGCGCATTGCTATTAACGATAAAGTCGTTCGGTAGCTTATAA
- a CDS encoding pseudouridine synthase, protein MSIFSHQSPSSTGAIAAQPSYVVLPRASASSPVYSTVLAFLIDKFPQIPPSAWDQRIKEGKVHWQDGQLIDHRSEFIATKRVYYYREVAVERKVPFTEQILYQDDHKIIVYKPHFLPVTPGGNYVNECLVHRLRIRTGIDTIAPAHRLDKDTAGVMLMTVNPDTRHAYHQLFLDDKIKKTYQAVAELSQGFLSAQTIIPQHWTVKNRLERGQPSFTMQIVDGLSNSHSEIKLLKVSNNLGLFELEPVTGKTHQLRVHMQSLGLPLLHDRFYPSLQAKSEDEFDKPLQLLAQRLQFVDPITGEDNDWCCEGLSV, encoded by the coding sequence ATGTCGATATTTTCTCACCAGTCACCTTCATCTACTGGCGCTATAGCAGCGCAGCCGTCCTATGTAGTCTTACCTCGTGCCAGTGCATCCAGTCCAGTTTATTCTACTGTATTGGCTTTTTTGATTGATAAATTTCCACAAATACCTCCTTCAGCGTGGGATCAACGTATTAAAGAGGGCAAGGTACATTGGCAAGATGGTCAATTGATTGATCACCGAAGTGAATTTATTGCCACTAAGCGGGTTTATTACTATCGTGAAGTTGCAGTTGAAAGAAAGGTGCCCTTTACCGAGCAAATTCTTTATCAGGACGATCATAAAATCATTGTCTATAAACCGCATTTTTTACCCGTGACTCCCGGTGGTAATTACGTTAATGAATGCTTAGTGCATCGTTTACGTATTCGAACAGGTATCGACACCATAGCGCCAGCGCATCGATTGGATAAAGATACCGCAGGGGTGATGTTAATGACGGTTAATCCAGACACTCGCCATGCCTATCATCAGCTTTTTCTTGACGATAAAATAAAAAAAACCTATCAAGCCGTGGCGGAGTTATCGCAAGGTTTTTTATCGGCCCAAACGATAATACCGCAACATTGGACGGTTAAAAATCGGCTCGAACGTGGCCAGCCAAGCTTTACTATGCAAATAGTTGATGGACTCAGTAATAGTCACTCAGAGATAAAATTGCTCAAGGTTAGCAATAATCTAGGCTTGTTTGAGCTTGAGCCCGTTACCGGAAAAACCCATCAGTTACGGGTACATATGCAAAGTTTAGGTTTGCCGCTACTGCATGACCGTTTTTACCCCAGCTTACAGGCCAAAAGCGAAGATGAGTTTGATAAGCCCTTGCAGTTATTAGCGCAACGCCTGCAATTTGTTGACCCTATCACAGGTGAAGATAATGACTGGTGCTGTGAAGGTTTGAGCGTGTGA
- a CDS encoding patatin-like phospholipase family protein — MSALRLIAGETAFKQIEAQGLQQAMFTQLLAASGGPKWISVAGLDKYIFGEFFKGREDPLYMLGASSGAWRLACLGQENPLAAYERLEHFYINQRYDEVPTREQVTQQVQGVVDGILGDKAGADIIANPIFRDHIIACRARHVNSSQSKVGIAIGLALAAASNSVNRKSIAWHFERILLSHKDAASPFGRLKDLPTKQMALIETNIRQAMLATGSIPLLLDPVREIDGLPKGKYYDGGITDYHFDLPLPKESGLTLYPHFYPHMSPGWFDKSLIWRKARSNYHNALILAPSAEFIASLPYGKIPGREDFKHLDTQSRIDYWQTSIKQSQMLADELATIVANGTVMDHLEMW; from the coding sequence TTGTCAGCATTACGGCTTATTGCCGGTGAGACCGCTTTTAAACAGATAGAAGCACAAGGTCTACAGCAAGCTATGTTTACTCAGCTATTAGCCGCTTCAGGTGGTCCTAAGTGGATTAGTGTTGCTGGGCTAGATAAGTATATTTTTGGTGAGTTTTTTAAGGGGCGTGAAGACCCTTTGTATATGCTTGGCGCCTCTTCAGGGGCATGGCGTTTGGCCTGTTTAGGCCAAGAAAACCCTTTAGCAGCCTATGAGCGATTAGAGCATTTTTATATTAATCAGCGTTATGACGAGGTGCCAACAAGAGAGCAAGTCACTCAGCAAGTACAGGGTGTGGTTGATGGCATTTTAGGTGACAAAGCGGGGGCCGATATTATTGCCAACCCGATATTTAGAGATCATATTATTGCCTGTCGTGCCCGCCATGTTAATAGTAGTCAATCTAAGGTGGGTATTGCTATTGGTTTGGCCTTAGCTGCGGCCAGTAATAGCGTAAATCGTAAAAGTATTGCGTGGCATTTTGAACGCATTCTATTGAGCCATAAAGATGCCGCATCTCCGTTTGGGCGCTTAAAAGACTTACCAACCAAGCAAATGGCACTTATTGAAACAAATATTCGCCAGGCAATGCTTGCCACAGGGTCAATTCCGTTGTTATTGGATCCAGTACGTGAAATTGATGGCCTGCCAAAAGGTAAGTATTACGATGGGGGTATTACCGATTACCACTTTGATTTGCCCTTACCCAAAGAAAGCGGCTTAACCTTATATCCACACTTTTATCCGCATATGAGCCCTGGTTGGTTTGATAAGTCATTGATATGGCGTAAAGCCCGCAGTAATTATCACAATGCACTTATTTTGGCACCATCGGCTGAATTTATTGCTTCACTACCCTATGGCAAAATCCCAGGTCGTGAAGACTTTAAGCATCTTGATACTCAATCTCGTATTGATTACTGGCAAACAAGTATCAAACAAAGTCAAATGTTAGCGGATGAGCTAGCAACGATTGTGGCTAATGGTACTGTGATGGATCATCTTGAGATGTGGTAA
- the metJ gene encoding met regulon transcriptional regulator MetJ, producing the protein MTEWNGDYISPYAEHGKKNEQVKKITVSIPLKVLKVLTDERTRRQVNNLRHATNSELLCEAFLHAYTGQPLPDDNDLSKELPDSIPREAKALMDQMGIEWEDLE; encoded by the coding sequence ATGACTGAGTGGAATGGCGACTATATTAGCCCATATGCCGAGCACGGCAAGAAGAACGAGCAAGTAAAAAAAATCACTGTATCAATCCCTTTAAAAGTTTTAAAAGTATTGACCGATGAACGTACCCGTCGACAAGTAAATAACTTGCGCCATGCGACTAACAGTGAATTGTTATGTGAAGCATTTTTACATGCTTACACAGGCCAACCATTACCTGATGATAATGATTTATCAAAAGAGCTCCCTGATAGTATTCCGCGCGAAGCGAAAGCCTTAATGGATCAAATGGGGATTGAATGGGAAGATTTGGAATAA
- a CDS encoding LON peptidase substrate-binding domain-containing protein yields the protein MQTREMALLIQDAVLLPNGRLEFRVAFPAELALVASVLKGEYGLAMAAQKAKSELPCYRSVTECEIIDFHQLEDKSLSIVLEGKQRLRVLSAAKQRNGVWIARTLPCQNWCHEPIAGKFEIISAALEQFYEVNPDLLGLYSQIHLEDATWVSQRWLEVLPMYSRDKLRLVEQPNCHKAMDFVLQLLKSHVDV from the coding sequence ATGCAAACCCGTGAAATGGCTTTACTGATACAAGATGCGGTATTACTGCCCAATGGTCGGCTCGAGTTTAGGGTAGCGTTTCCTGCTGAATTAGCGCTGGTGGCCTCAGTGCTTAAAGGTGAATATGGTTTGGCGATGGCAGCGCAAAAAGCAAAAAGTGAACTGCCCTGTTATCGCAGTGTCACAGAGTGTGAAATTATCGACTTTCATCAATTAGAAGATAAGTCGTTGAGTATTGTGCTAGAAGGTAAACAGCGCTTAAGAGTCTTATCGGCGGCTAAACAACGTAATGGCGTGTGGATAGCACGCACTTTGCCTTGTCAGAATTGGTGCCATGAGCCAATAGCAGGTAAGTTTGAAATTATTAGTGCAGCGCTTGAACAGTTTTATGAAGTTAATCCCGATTTACTGGGTTTGTATTCACAAATTCATTTAGAAGATGCAACCTGGGTAAGTCAGCGTTGGCTAGAGGTTTTGCCCATGTACAGTCGCGATAAGCTACGTTTGGTAGAACAGCCCAATTGTCACAAAGCGATGGACTTTGTGCTGCAATTACTAAAATCCCATGTTGACGTATAA